Genomic segment of Nothobranchius furzeri strain GRZ-AD chromosome 12, NfurGRZ-RIMD1, whole genome shotgun sequence:
CAGGAAAGGCTATAAAAATCCTTACGTGAGTCTGTAATAGTCCACCTGTCCtgatacagggtatccgcgggtccttgaaacgtcttaaatttgcttttctgaatttaaggtcttaaaaatgacaaataatacttcaatagagtttccaaaggtcttaaattaccaaagacccaataaacgaaatgattttatttctataaaaatttcgtgaatttctagttagtgttcagcattttttgtgtacgatgttggcgtaagcggaaccgtacacattcagctggttgtgaaagggggctttttttagatgagcacgttagctggttaagctagcgggagcttgcgccatggggaagtgcaagtttaatggtaattggatggctaatcccacattcgcgacgtggttagcaccggttccaggcaatagctggaaattatagcttaaatttaatttaaaaatagcttatatttagtcaaagtggccttaaaaaagtcttaaaaagtcttaaatttggctcccttaaacctgcagataccctgctgaTAAACTGACATGTATTTACTTTTAAAACCTGACATAGTGGCTTTGTGTGCTTCCAGGTTTGGTGAGTAAAATCTATCCCGTGGATCAGCTGGTATCTGAAGCTGTTAAATGTGGTGAGAAAATTGCTGCCAATTCAAAGCTCATCAGCACTATGGCTAAAGAGGCCGTCAACGCAGGTTTGTGATGAGTTTTATGGTCATTTACAAactcaaatgtttgttttttttgttgtatGTTTTGTCTTGATTTCCTTCTTCATGCAACTGCAGCTTTTGAACTGACTTTAGCTGAGGGGAATCGCTTGGAGAAGCGTTTATTCCACGCTACATTTGCAACCGTGAGTTGAAGAGCCTTTTTTGTTAGTTTGTGGAAAGATTGATTCTCTAACAGTAGATTTAATTTCCTCTTTTCCCCCTTACAGGATGACCGTAAAGAAGGCATGACTGCCTTTGTAGAGAAAAGAAAAGCCCATTTCAAGGACAAGTAGAAACAAAGTGTTTGCTGATCACCTCCTAATTTAAAAATCGTGACTGTAATGCAGCAAGCAGACTGAATATTGGCATTCAGCACAAAAAGTTCCAGTAAATCCTGGCCTGCTGGAGTGTAATAATACAATCATGTCCAGCCTGATTGGAGGAGGTTTGATCTGATAACTGGTGTAGCCTGTGTGTGACAGGAGTCAGTCTGGATGACTTGTATTAAATTtgccttttcttttttaaatgtatgtTTTCTGTGTAGGTTTTACTAATAAAGCTAATGATTTTCACCAGTGCTATCAGCGTGTGTCATGAAGTGCTCAGAAGATACATAATACATGCTATAATTATTGTATTAGGGTACTTTATACCACACTATCTTAATATGATGCAGCGCAAATGTTTACTCCATATTTAGTCATCAAGAAGCAGTCATACTGGATATTTTACTGTCTGAAATGTACATTAAAATCAGTGAGCACTAGATGGTGTTCTTGTGAAGTTTCAGTAAACCTCACCAAAATGTGTTAAGTGAGCATTTTATTTAGGGTTTAGAGATTTGAGTAAAAATAAAGTACAATAGTTAAATATTTAAAATTGGTTATAtacgtttttattattattattgatagcACTTGTACTGTCATACTGATAAATATCCACATTAGCAGCAAAACTGATTATAAATTAGAGCTTTATGACAAAATAACAAACAACGAGAAAAATGGCGATATTTTAATTTATTGCGCGTGTGAAGCGTCTTGTGATAAAAGCCTTTATGGCGTAAACGAAGACAAAAACGGGAGAAGTGACTGCTCTCGCTTCACAATAACTTCCGGTTCTCTGAATTTCGTAATTGTTTGGTCTGTCATTGAATTAACTTAGAAAATCGTTTGTTTAAACCCGAAATTTTACTTAATTTTCAATAGAGCATAAAGCCACAGCCCCCTAATCTACTTTTGATGTCTAAAGTTTAGCTAACAGGTGTCACGAGCCCAAACAAAGGCGGAAGTTACTGGAGTCAGTCCTCTTGCTTCACCCCCATCTTTGATTGTCAGCTCCTCGACCGTGAGTATGGTTGTCCTGAAAGGAATCCCTTCTGTTTTATCACCTGATTTGCTTTATGTTCTCGCGAAAATGGGTCATGGCGATGAGCTGGGTATGATATATAACTTTACACACACTCCATGAGTTAGCACGCACAGGCATTGCTATTTGAATAGACCGATGGCAGAGGAAAAAAGTATTAGCTGTTTGTGTCAACCCATATCTGTGACGTCAACACTAGAAAATTCAAGATGACTAACGagtttattttatatttaattAGCATTTTATATTCTCTAGTGCTTGCAGATTCTAATTTTCCTGCGTCTTCTGTTTGTGCATTTGGCCCAAAGGAGATCAGGGCTGATGGTATGTTCCTACCTAGAAATAAAAGTCACGTGACCCTTGTGTTTAGTCCTTGTTTATTCTGAGTGTGATTCTTTTGTAGGTTTGGGAATCCCACAACTTTTAAAGGCCATTTTAAAGCTGTTGCCCCTGGATACATATGTCCCTCATCCAGTACAACACACACAGCATCGCAAATGTTACCTTATTGAAACGTTTTTGTgagtttagatatttttcacataATGTTTTGTGTTTTCCTCTTATGTTTTCTCAGGCAGCGGTCATGGATCTAGTGGACAGCGACAAACTCAAAGGTTTAGCTGTCCCTGTGTGGGACGTATACACACAGCTCCTAAAGCAGGCAGGATCTCACGTAGGACCCCACTGAATGTTTAAAGGCAGCTAGTGTAGATTTTAAtatctaccatcatcatcatatatatataagttaattttttgttttgtttttcatttgtgcattgtgtttataCGCAGGCTCCTTTAGAGAAAGTGGAGAGATTTGCTTTTTATGAACGAGCCAAGAAGACATATGCCATTGTGGCAACAGGGTGCGTATTCTTAGCCTTTATTCACAAATGTCAGTCTgaatttattcatttgtaaaattgCCAACATTTGTTAGTGATAAAACCTTATATTTTCATGTATCAGTTCCTGAATAAACTTTGCGTTTctgcataaataaaataaaaaaagttgtcaaacatgaatgtttttattgttttcaggGAAACTGCTCTTTATGGAAACCTGATACTGAAGAAGGGCGTTCTTGCTGCTGAGCAGCTTGATTGAAGCACAAATATTTTTATGTAcctcttaaatatttatttcatgccttttataaactatataattCAGTGATCTCAGTCATTATTGTAATTGTTTGTTCCAATCAAATGTGCATTTCCAGAGTATTTAATTGGATGCTGTATGTTTAAACGTGTTCAGAAAATGGGGGAAATCTATTAAAActgtaaatgtgatgtgtttcatTTGTGATTCCTACACATCAGATAtgattttatatttttcttttttctcttcaaGTAATAAAGCATGAAACTTTGACGAGTGCTAATACATTCTTTTATATGAAGAAATGTGTATTCTGATAtatgtttgctcgttacagatgtTTTAATAGAATCAAACAACAGCTGTGATTTATTAATGACATACATTCCTGATGAGTCATCACAGGATCACTGATGATAGAGTGGATCCAGATCTTCCTCTGGCTCACTGTACTTCCTCTCAAATGGCAAATCAACAAGAGCTGCAGCTTTACTGTCGACTTGGAGAAGGACTTCCATGGGGACGTCTTTGTGGTAAAGGT
This window contains:
- the fuom gene encoding fucose mutarotase isoform X2 produces the protein MVVLKGIPSVLSPDLLYVLAKMGHGDELVLADSNFPASSVCAFGPKEIRADGLGIPQLLKAILKLLPLDTYVPHPAAVMDLVDSDKLKGLAVPVWDVYTQLLKQAPLEKVERFAFYERAKKTYAIVATGETALYGNLILKKGVLAAEQLD
- the fuom gene encoding fucose mutarotase isoform X1 is translated as MVVLKGIPSVLSPDLLYVLAKMGHGDELVLADSNFPASSVCAFGPKEIRADGLGIPQLLKAILKLLPLDTYVPHPAAVMDLVDSDKLKGLAVPVWDVYTQLLKQAGSHAPLEKVERFAFYERAKKTYAIVATGETALYGNLILKKGVLAAEQLD